In the genome of Variibacter gotjawalensis, one region contains:
- the rsmA gene encoding 16S rRNA (adenine(1518)-N(6)/adenine(1519)-N(6))-dimethyltransferase RsmA has protein sequence MAAIDDLPPLRDVIREHELAAKKSLGQNFLLDLNLTSRIARVAAPLDEATIVEIGPGPGGLTRALLANGAKRVIAIERDERCIAALQDVVAHYPGRLIIVPEDALKIDTGHMIEGGPARVVANLPYNIATPLLIGWLTAEPWPPWFDQLVLMFQREVAERIVATPGTKSYGRLAIISQWRCEARIMFDISPAAFVPPPKVTSSVVRLVPRANPLPCDRATLEHVAAAAFGQRRKMLRQSLRSLGGDPQPLLEAAGIEPTARAEEIPVSGFVAMANALVANQKKNN, from the coding sequence ATGGCCGCGATCGACGATCTTCCGCCGCTGCGAGACGTCATTCGCGAACACGAATTGGCAGCGAAGAAATCTCTCGGTCAGAACTTCCTCCTCGACCTCAACCTGACGTCACGCATCGCGCGAGTCGCCGCACCGCTCGATGAAGCCACCATCGTCGAGATCGGTCCGGGCCCTGGCGGCCTGACGCGCGCGTTGCTAGCAAACGGCGCAAAGCGCGTCATCGCAATCGAGCGCGATGAACGCTGTATCGCTGCGCTGCAGGACGTCGTCGCGCATTATCCCGGTCGGCTCATCATCGTGCCCGAAGATGCGCTGAAGATCGACACCGGACACATGATCGAAGGCGGTCCCGCGCGTGTCGTCGCGAACCTCCCCTATAACATCGCGACGCCACTGCTGATCGGGTGGCTCACCGCCGAGCCATGGCCGCCGTGGTTCGATCAACTCGTATTGATGTTCCAGCGCGAAGTCGCGGAGCGCATCGTCGCAACACCCGGCACGAAGTCTTACGGCCGCCTCGCGATCATCTCGCAGTGGCGCTGCGAAGCGCGCATCATGTTCGACATTTCGCCGGCGGCCTTCGTGCCTCCACCGAAAGTGACGTCGAGCGTCGTCCGCCTCGTACCCCGTGCGAACCCATTGCCGTGCGATCGCGCGACGCTCGAGCACGTCGCCGCGGCGGCGTTTGGTCAGCGTCGCAAGATGCTGCGCCAAAGCCTGCGCTCGCTCGGCGGTGACCCTCAGCCTTTACTCGAAGCCGCGGGCATCGAGCCGACCGCACGTGCCGAGGAAATCCCGGTCAGCGGCTTTGTTGCAATGGCCAACGCGCTCGTGGCAAACCAGAAAAAGAACAATTAG
- a CDS encoding alcohol dehydrogenase has translation MNFRRQSLVVYGQPLCETVAEVPVPQGTEVVVRIERCGVCHSDVHIQDGYFSMGGDRKSELAGSHQLPFTMGHEIAGVIESAGPDAKDAKVGAKVAVYPWIGCGKCAACLRGEEILCIAPENLGVQKDGGYATHVLVKHPRYLIDYAPLPIGTAAAYMCSGITAFSALKKLQARADLGPVLILGLGGVGMMGLMFALAMFKHKPIVADLDPKKREAALKAGAAAAYDPSDLDARKQLIKATQGGVFGVADYVGSDKSLSFGFGVLQKGSKVVVVGLIGGSFTTPVPIFPFKAVAIEGSIVGSLEETHEMLALAKSGKVAHVPIINRPLSAAQESLDDLRNGKILGRVMLTP, from the coding sequence ATGAATTTCCGCCGCCAGTCCCTCGTCGTCTATGGGCAGCCGCTATGCGAGACGGTCGCGGAAGTGCCGGTGCCGCAGGGCACTGAAGTCGTCGTCCGCATCGAGCGGTGCGGCGTCTGTCATTCAGACGTCCATATCCAGGATGGCTATTTCTCGATGGGCGGTGACCGCAAGTCCGAGCTCGCCGGCAGCCACCAACTCCCCTTCACGATGGGCCACGAAATCGCCGGCGTGATTGAAAGCGCTGGCCCCGACGCCAAAGACGCGAAGGTTGGTGCAAAGGTCGCGGTCTATCCGTGGATCGGTTGTGGCAAGTGCGCAGCGTGTCTACGCGGCGAAGAAATCCTCTGCATCGCGCCGGAGAATCTCGGCGTGCAAAAAGACGGCGGCTACGCGACGCACGTCCTCGTCAAACATCCGCGCTATCTCATCGACTACGCGCCGCTTCCGATCGGCACAGCCGCCGCCTACATGTGCTCCGGCATCACCGCCTTCTCGGCTTTGAAGAAACTGCAGGCGCGCGCCGATCTCGGACCCGTGCTGATCCTCGGCCTCGGCGGCGTCGGCATGATGGGCCTGATGTTCGCGCTTGCGATGTTCAAGCATAAGCCGATCGTCGCGGACCTCGATCCGAAGAAAAGAGAAGCTGCGCTGAAAGCCGGAGCCGCCGCGGCTTACGATCCATCCGATCTCGACGCACGCAAGCAACTCATCAAGGCGACCCAAGGCGGCGTATTCGGCGTCGCCGATTACGTCGGCTCCGACAAGTCGCTGAGCTTCGGCTTCGGCGTTTTGCAGAAGGGCAGCAAGGTTGTCGTCGTCGGCCTCATCGGCGGTTCGTTCACGACGCCGGTGCCGATATTCCCATTCAAGGCCGTCGCGATCGAAGGCTCGATCGTCGGCTCACTCGAAGAGACGCACGAGATGCTGGCGCTCGCGAAATCCGGCAAGGTCGCGCATGTGCCGATCATTAATCGCCCGCTTAGCGCTGCTCAGGAATCGCTCGACGATCTGCGCAACGGGAAGATCCTCGGCCGCGTGATGCTCACGCCGTAG
- a CDS encoding SemiSWEET family sugar transporter — translation MPFDLTTIIGVLAAICTTASYFPQLKKSWESGETGDLSLKMILFLMAGLGLWVVYGVLRTDAVIIIANCISLACLSVILTLKLRER, via the coding sequence ATGCCCTTCGATCTCACCACCATCATCGGCGTCTTGGCTGCGATCTGCACGACGGCGTCGTATTTTCCGCAGCTCAAGAAGAGCTGGGAGTCTGGTGAAACCGGCGACCTCTCGCTGAAGATGATCCTGTTTCTGATGGCCGGGCTCGGCCTTTGGGTCGTCTATGGCGTGCTGCGCACCGACGCCGTGATCATCATCGCAAACTGCATCAGCCTCGCCTGCCTCTCCGTCATTCTGACGCTCAAGCTGCGCGAGCGCTAA
- a CDS encoding transglutaminase-like domain-containing protein: MKIRAGYEIAYEMAQATPMLFMLSVHPSRMPDLVTPHRITVEPDVVTREYRDVFGNICTRVLAPAGLFTLKADFVISDTGVPDIVKPDAIQHAVEDLPDDVVLYLLGSRYCDTDKLMDTAWNLFGNAPTGWGRVQAICDHVHNHLKFGYEHASATRSASDGFAERLGVCRDFAHLAITFCRCMNIPARYCTGYLGDIGVPLDPAPMDFSAWFEVYLDDEWFTFDARHNTPRIGRILMGTGRDATDVALSTAFGSNILKKFHIVTDEVIET; this comes from the coding sequence ATGAAAATTCGCGCCGGCTATGAGATCGCCTACGAGATGGCGCAGGCGACGCCCATGCTGTTCATGCTCAGCGTGCATCCGTCGCGTATGCCGGATCTCGTTACACCGCACCGGATCACGGTCGAGCCGGATGTCGTCACGCGCGAATATCGCGATGTGTTCGGCAATATCTGTACGCGCGTTCTCGCACCTGCCGGACTGTTCACGCTTAAGGCGGACTTCGTCATCAGCGATACGGGCGTGCCGGATATCGTCAAGCCCGATGCGATACAGCACGCGGTCGAAGACCTGCCGGACGATGTCGTACTTTATCTTCTCGGCAGCCGTTATTGCGACACCGATAAGCTCATGGACACGGCGTGGAATCTGTTCGGCAACGCGCCGACCGGGTGGGGGCGCGTGCAGGCGATCTGCGATCACGTGCACAACCATCTCAAGTTTGGTTACGAGCACGCGTCGGCAACGCGCTCGGCGTCTGACGGGTTTGCGGAGCGGCTTGGCGTGTGTCGCGACTTCGCGCATCTCGCGATTACGTTCTGCCGCTGCATGAATATTCCGGCGCGCTACTGCACCGGTTATCTCGGCGACATTGGTGTGCCGCTCGATCCCGCCCCGATGGATTTTTCGGCGTGGTTCGAAGTTTATCTCGACGACGAGTGGTTCACGTTCGACGCGCGCCACAATACGCCGCGCATTGGACGCATCCTCATGGGCACCGGCCGCGACGCGACCGATGTCGCGCTGTCGACCGCCTTCGGTTCGAACATCCTCAAGAAGTTTCACATCGTGACGGACGAAGTCATAGAGACTTAG
- a CDS encoding transglutaminase family protein — translation MSVFSVKHVTTYRYRRPVAFGEHRLMFRPRDSYDQTLLSSRIDIDPKPINLRWIDDVFGNSLAIATFDAVAETLRFESNITLAHSYLNVPNFQIEDYARTYPFAYDSEEMPDLAPYMQRLHPDPDAMIDTWVKRFLHVGSPTDTGRLLMTLTSAIRESFVYERRLEQGVLNPMLTLKMGRGSCRDFALLMIEAVRSLGFAARFVSGYLYVPSVDPIGYRGGGSTHAWCQVYLPGAGWVEFDPTNGIVGNRDLIRVAVARDPIQAVPLSGSFKGSSDDFLGMDVDVLVDTVPPHPEVPQTVAGGTNP, via the coding sequence ATGAGCGTCTTCTCGGTTAAGCACGTGACGACCTATCGCTACCGGCGGCCGGTGGCGTTCGGGGAACATCGCCTGATGTTTCGCCCGCGCGATAGCTATGACCAGACGCTGTTGTCGTCGCGGATCGACATCGACCCGAAGCCGATCAACCTGCGCTGGATTGACGACGTGTTCGGCAATAGCCTTGCGATCGCGACATTTGACGCGGTGGCCGAGACACTGCGCTTCGAGAGCAACATCACGCTCGCGCATTCGTATCTCAACGTGCCGAATTTTCAGATCGAGGACTACGCGCGGACCTATCCGTTCGCTTACGACAGCGAAGAGATGCCCGACCTCGCGCCGTATATGCAGCGGCTCCATCCGGACCCGGATGCGATGATCGACACGTGGGTGAAGCGCTTTCTGCACGTCGGCAGTCCGACCGATACGGGCCGATTGTTGATGACGCTGACGAGCGCGATCCGGGAGAGCTTCGTTTACGAGCGGCGGCTGGAGCAGGGGGTGTTGAACCCGATGCTCACGCTCAAGATGGGACGCGGGAGCTGCCGCGATTTTGCACTTCTGATGATCGAGGCGGTGCGCTCGCTCGGCTTCGCGGCACGTTTTGTCTCCGGCTACTTGTACGTGCCGAGCGTCGACCCGATCGGCTATCGCGGCGGGGGTTCGACGCATGCTTGGTGTCAGGTTTATCTGCCGGGGGCCGGATGGGTCGAGTTCGATCCGACCAATGGGATCGTCGGCAATCGCGATCTCATCCGCGTCGCGGTGGCGCGCGATCCGATTCAGGCCGTGCCGCTATCCGGATCGTTCAAGGGTAGCTCGGACGACTTCCTTGGAATGGATGTCGATGTTCTGGTCGATACCGTACCGCCGCATCCCGAAGTCCCGCAAACTGTCGCGGGTGGAACAAATCCCTAG
- the gmk gene encoding guanylate kinase, with the protein MLVLSSPSGAGKTTLSRRLLADDTGVELSVSVTTRKPRPGEIDGKDYHFIDRATFDVMVERRELLEWAEVFGNCYGTPRSAVEKTLAGGRDVLFDVDWQGTQQLREAARVDLVSVFILPPSVEELERRLRSRAQDSDDVIHGRMSKAADEMSHYVEYDYVIINHEIDRAFGELRAILGAERLKRDRQVGLGDFVRTLRANV; encoded by the coding sequence ATGCTGGTTCTGTCGTCGCCTTCGGGTGCCGGCAAGACGACGTTGTCGCGCCGGCTGCTCGCCGACGACACTGGCGTCGAGCTTTCGGTTTCGGTGACAACACGCAAACCGCGTCCCGGCGAAATCGACGGCAAGGACTATCATTTCATCGATCGGGCGACCTTCGACGTGATGGTCGAGCGCCGCGAGTTGCTTGAATGGGCCGAAGTGTTCGGAAATTGTTACGGCACGCCGCGAAGCGCGGTCGAGAAGACGCTCGCCGGTGGGCGCGATGTGCTGTTCGACGTTGACTGGCAGGGTACGCAGCAGCTTCGCGAAGCGGCGCGCGTCGATCTCGTCAGCGTGTTCATTCTGCCGCCGTCGGTAGAGGAGCTTGAGCGCCGTCTTCGCTCGCGCGCACAGGACAGCGATGACGTCATCCATGGTCGCATGAGCAAAGCGGCCGATGAGATGAGCCACTACGTCGAATACGATTACGTCATCATCAATCACGAAATCGATCGTGCTTTCGGAGAGCTTCGCGCTATCCTCGGCGCCGAGCGCTTAAAGCGCGATCGACAAGTTGGCCTCGGCGACTTCGTTCGCACACTCAGAGCCAACGTCTAA
- a CDS encoding YicC/YloC family endoribonuclease: MTLSSMTGFSRQDGTAGPYAWSWELKSVNGKGLEVRLRFPPGWDSVEVPVRAQSKALARGTVHANLSIRRDGAAPQVKINQAVLDAVVEAIRQVEGKIESRPPSIDGLLAIKGVLEVSDDADVEADRRAAETSVVSGFASALDALMAMRRVEGEALGRILTQRLDEIAALTGRAEALPARQPEAIKAKLAEQINALMETPGRFDSDRLHQEAILIATKVDIREELDRLVAHIAQARSLLGEGGAIGRRLDFLAQEFNREVNTLCSKSNDVALTTIGLELKNVVEQFREQVQNLE, encoded by the coding sequence ATGACACTATCCAGCATGACCGGGTTTTCACGGCAGGACGGCACCGCGGGGCCGTATGCCTGGAGCTGGGAGCTCAAATCGGTCAACGGCAAGGGTCTAGAGGTGCGGCTGCGGTTTCCGCCTGGCTGGGACTCGGTCGAAGTGCCGGTGCGGGCCCAGAGCAAGGCCCTCGCGCGCGGCACCGTCCACGCGAATCTGTCGATCCGGCGGGACGGTGCGGCACCGCAGGTGAAGATCAATCAGGCCGTGCTCGATGCGGTCGTCGAAGCGATCCGGCAGGTCGAAGGGAAGATTGAATCACGACCGCCGTCGATCGACGGGTTGCTGGCGATCAAGGGTGTCCTCGAAGTCAGCGATGACGCTGACGTGGAGGCGGATCGCCGCGCCGCCGAAACGTCGGTGGTCTCAGGATTTGCGTCCGCGCTGGACGCGTTAATGGCGATGCGCCGTGTCGAGGGCGAGGCGCTCGGCCGCATTCTGACGCAGCGCCTGGATGAGATCGCAGCGCTCACGGGACGAGCCGAAGCTCTGCCGGCGCGGCAACCAGAAGCGATCAAGGCGAAGCTCGCCGAACAGATCAACGCGCTGATGGAAACGCCGGGCCGCTTCGACAGCGATCGGCTTCACCAGGAAGCGATCCTGATCGCGACAAAAGTCGACATTCGCGAAGAGCTCGATCGTCTCGTCGCACATATCGCGCAAGCTCGCTCGTTGCTGGGCGAGGGCGGAGCGATTGGGCGGCGCCTCGATTTCTTGGCGCAGGAGTTCAATCGCGAAGTGAACACGCTGTGCTCGAAGTCGAACGACGTGGCGCTGACAACGATCGGCCTGGAGCTGAAGAACGTCGTCGAGCAATTTCGCGAACAAGTTCAAAACCTGGAGTAA
- the mltG gene encoding endolytic transglycosylase MltG, with amino-acid sequence MTDASRPDGAPEIPAGPPPEAGPAPLTRRERRRLEKERIRAQKRATRASRRTRHPFIIVGSLLFTFTFFLGIAALIGFTAGRSQYEEVGPLQQEKIVNVSGGTLEIADLLAREGVMDGGALAKTVFFGMVQAAEWGTKKEEPKAGAAPKRPEPAIKRGEYLFAKGVSIRGVIEQLTEGKVVQHQITLPEGLTSQQMVARLVENPILSGQVREIPKEGALLPDTYNFPRGFPRDQLLQSLQAAQRRVLQQVWDRRSPDSPVKTPEQLLTLASIVEKETGKAEERTRVAGVFANRLRMGMKLQSDPTTVYGLVGGKGSLGRQLMRRELEQPTPYNTYVISGLPPGPIANPGRASLEAAANPMRHKEIFFVADGTGGHAFAETLEQHNRNVARLRELERQRGQTGAPAPTIAPPTAVQPPAPAPNAPRAQNPTPQGTVQQ; translated from the coding sequence ATGACGGACGCTTCGCGCCCTGATGGTGCGCCGGAAATTCCTGCGGGACCGCCGCCCGAAGCCGGGCCGGCTCCGCTGACTCGGCGCGAACGCCGCAGGCTCGAGAAGGAGCGTATCCGCGCGCAGAAGCGAGCGACGCGCGCTTCGCGCCGCACGCGGCACCCGTTCATCATCGTCGGCAGCCTCCTTTTCACGTTCACGTTCTTTCTCGGCATTGCCGCGTTGATCGGCTTCACCGCCGGCCGTTCTCAGTACGAGGAAGTTGGTCCGCTGCAGCAGGAGAAGATCGTCAACGTTTCGGGCGGCACGCTCGAGATTGCCGATTTGCTCGCACGCGAAGGCGTCATGGACGGCGGAGCGCTCGCTAAGACTGTGTTCTTCGGGATGGTGCAAGCCGCCGAGTGGGGCACGAAGAAGGAAGAGCCGAAAGCAGGCGCGGCGCCGAAGCGGCCGGAGCCTGCGATCAAGCGCGGCGAGTATCTGTTCGCAAAGGGCGTGAGCATTCGCGGTGTCATCGAGCAACTGACCGAAGGCAAAGTCGTCCAGCATCAGATCACGTTGCCGGAAGGTTTGACGTCGCAACAGATGGTTGCGCGCCTGGTGGAAAATCCGATCTTGTCCGGACAGGTGCGCGAGATTCCGAAGGAAGGCGCGCTGCTGCCCGACACGTATAATTTTCCGCGCGGCTTCCCGCGCGATCAGCTGCTGCAGAGCCTGCAGGCCGCACAGCGCCGCGTGCTGCAGCAGGTGTGGGATCGCCGCAGCCCCGACTCGCCGGTGAAAACGCCCGAGCAACTGCTCACGCTCGCGTCGATCGTCGAGAAGGAAACCGGCAAAGCCGAGGAGCGCACGCGCGTCGCCGGCGTGTTCGCCAATCGTCTGCGCATGGGCATGAAGCTGCAGTCCGACCCGACGACCGTCTATGGCCTCGTCGGCGGCAAGGGTTCGCTCGGCCGCCAGTTGATGCGGCGCGAGCTTGAGCAGCCGACGCCGTACAACACCTACGTGATCTCCGGCCTGCCTCCGGGGCCGATCGCCAATCCGGGGCGCGCCTCGCTGGAGGCGGCCGCGAACCCGATGCGGCACAAGGAAATCTTCTTCGTCGCCGACGGCACCGGGGGGCATGCCTTCGCGGAAACCCTTGAGCAGCATAATCGCAATGTCGCGCGTCTGCGCGAGTTGGAAAGGCAGCGCGGCCAGACCGGTGCTCCCGCGCCGACCATCGCGCCGCCGACCGCCGTTCAGCCGCCCGCCCCGGCGCCGAATGCTCCGCGCGCGCAGAATCCGACGCCGCAGGGCACCGTCCAGCAGTAA
- the fabF gene encoding beta-ketoacyl-ACP synthase II yields the protein MRRVVVTGMGMVTPLGCGVEPTWKRLIAGESGASVVSPDRFDTSDLPARIACQIPRGDGTAGTYNPDQWMETKEQRKVDDFIVYAMCAATQALDDANWHPKTHEDQIATGVLIGSGIGGIEGIAETAIILKEKGPRRVSPFFIPGRLINLAGGYVSITHGLKGPNHAVVTACSTGAHAIGDAGRLIALGDADVMVAGGTESPVSRISFAGFAACRALSTGFNDTPTKASRPYDKDRDGFVMGEGAGVLVLEEYEHAKKRGAKIYAELIGYGLSGDAHHITAPAEDGDGAFRCMSAAVKRAGISASELDYINAHGTSTPLGDEIELGAVERVVGNAGARIAMSSTKSAVGHLLGAAGAVEAIFSILAIRDNVVPPTLNLDNPSVETAMDLVPHKAQQREVNTVLSNSFGFGGTNASLVLRRAA from the coding sequence ATGCGTCGCGTTGTGGTGACCGGGATGGGCATGGTGACCCCTCTCGGATGTGGCGTCGAGCCGACCTGGAAGCGCCTCATTGCCGGCGAAAGCGGCGCAAGCGTTGTTTCCCCTGACCGCTTCGACACCTCCGACCTGCCTGCACGCATTGCTTGCCAAATCCCGCGCGGCGACGGCACGGCCGGCACGTACAATCCCGATCAGTGGATGGAGACGAAGGAGCAGCGCAAAGTCGATGATTTCATCGTCTATGCAATGTGCGCGGCCACCCAAGCACTCGACGATGCAAACTGGCATCCGAAAACTCACGAAGATCAGATTGCGACCGGCGTTCTGATCGGCTCCGGCATCGGCGGCATCGAAGGCATCGCCGAGACGGCGATTATTCTGAAAGAAAAGGGGCCGCGCCGGGTCTCTCCGTTTTTTATTCCAGGCCGTTTGATCAATCTGGCCGGCGGGTACGTTTCGATCACGCACGGCCTCAAGGGGCCGAATCATGCGGTTGTCACGGCCTGCTCGACCGGTGCACATGCGATAGGCGATGCGGGGCGTCTGATTGCGCTCGGCGATGCCGACGTGATGGTCGCGGGCGGCACCGAATCGCCGGTCAGCCGCATTTCCTTCGCGGGCTTCGCGGCCTGCCGCGCGCTGTCGACCGGCTTCAACGATACGCCGACGAAGGCGTCGCGGCCGTATGACAAGGACCGCGACGGCTTCGTGATGGGTGAGGGCGCCGGCGTCCTCGTGCTCGAAGAATACGAACACGCGAAGAAGCGCGGCGCGAAGATCTACGCAGAGCTCATTGGTTACGGCCTCTCCGGCGACGCGCATCACATCACGGCACCTGCCGAGGATGGCGACGGTGCTTTCCGTTGCATGAGCGCGGCCGTGAAGCGCGCCGGTATTTCGGCATCGGAACTCGATTACATCAACGCGCACGGCACTTCGACGCCGCTCGGCGATGAAATCGAGCTCGGCGCTGTCGAGCGCGTGGTCGGCAACGCGGGTGCTCGGATAGCGATGTCGTCGACGAAGTCGGCGGTCGGCCATCTGCTCGGCGCGGCCGGCGCGGTCGAAGCCATCTTCTCGATCCTGGCGATCCGCGACAACGTGGTGCCGCCGACGCTCAACCTCGACAATCCGTCGGTCGAGACCGCGATGGACCTGGTGCCGCACAAAGCGCAGCAGCGTGAGGTGAACACGGTGCTGTCGAACTCGTTCGGCTTCGGCGGGACGAACGCATCGCTGGTGCTGCGCCGGGCCGCTTAA
- a CDS encoding acyl carrier protein has protein sequence MSNIAERVKKIVVEHLGVEAEKVTDTASFIDDLGADSLDTVELVMAFEEEFGCEIPDDAAETILTVGDATKFLEKNAKA, from the coding sequence ATGAGCAATATCGCTGAGCGCGTTAAAAAGATCGTGGTGGAGCATCTTGGCGTCGAAGCCGAGAAGGTCACCGATACGGCCAGCTTCATCGACGATCTTGGCGCAGACAGCCTTGATACCGTCGAGCTCGTTATGGCGTTCGAAGAAGAGTTCGGCTGCGAGATTCCGGATGACGCGGCAGAAACGATCCTGACGGTCGGCGACGCGACCAAGTTCTTGGAAAAGAACGCGAAAGCCTAA
- the fabG gene encoding 3-oxoacyl-[acyl-carrier-protein] reductase — MFDLSGKTALVTGASGGIGEAIARALHTQGATVAISGTRKEVLDQLASSLGERVHVLTANLSSAEEVEGLVPAAEAAMGKLDILVANAGITRDNLLVQLRDEDWDTVLQVNLTATFRLARAATKTMMRRRFGRIIGITSVVGVTGNPGQANYVAAKAGIIGLMKSLGQEYAKRGVTANCVAPGFIATAMTDKLNEKQRETILTKVPAARLGTGTDIAAAVVYLASDEAAYVTGQTLHVNGGMAMI; from the coding sequence ATGTTTGATCTCAGCGGGAAGACCGCATTGGTGACCGGTGCAAGTGGCGGCATTGGCGAGGCCATTGCCCGCGCGCTGCACACGCAGGGCGCCACGGTCGCCATTTCGGGCACACGCAAAGAGGTGCTCGACCAACTGGCGTCATCGCTCGGCGAGCGCGTCCATGTGCTGACCGCGAATCTTTCCTCGGCCGAAGAGGTCGAAGGTCTGGTGCCGGCGGCGGAGGCCGCTATGGGCAAGCTCGACATTCTGGTCGCGAATGCCGGCATCACGCGCGACAATCTCCTGGTCCAGCTCCGGGATGAGGACTGGGACACGGTCCTTCAGGTCAATCTGACGGCGACGTTCCGCCTCGCGCGCGCTGCTACGAAGACGATGATGCGCCGCCGCTTCGGGCGGATTATCGGCATCACGTCGGTGGTCGGTGTCACCGGCAACCCGGGCCAGGCCAACTACGTGGCCGCCAAGGCCGGTATCATCGGGCTGATGAAATCGCTCGGCCAAGAATATGCCAAACGGGGCGTCACGGCGAACTGCGTAGCCCCGGGCTTCATCGCCACCGCGATGACGGACAAGCTGAACGAAAAACAGCGCGAGACCATCCTCACCAAGGTACCGGCCGCTCGGCTCGGTACCGGAACCGATATCGCTGCTGCCGTCGTCTATCTGGCATCGGACGAAGCCGCTTACGTGACGGGCCAAACCCTGCACGTGAACGGCGGTATGGCGATGATTTAG
- the fabD gene encoding ACP S-malonyltransferase, with product MANAFTFPGQGSQVVGMGKALAEAFPVARAVFDEVDDALGEKLTTIMWDGPIETLTLTENAQPALMAVSVAVARVLAGEARLDLAKDAKFVAGHSLGEYSALAAAGTFSLADTARLLRIRGQAMQKATPVGTGAMAAIMGLEFEQVAEVAKEAAQGEVCQAANDNGGGQVVLSGHKTAVERACEIAKAKGAKRALMLTVSAPFHCALMQPAADAMAEALAKVQASAPAAPVVANVTASAVSDPAAVVKNLVAQVTGTVRWRESVAYMADQGVTTFYELGSGKVLTGLVKRIAANGTGVAVGTPDDVAAFVAARK from the coding sequence ATGGCAAACGCATTCACGTTCCCGGGGCAGGGAAGCCAAGTTGTCGGCATGGGCAAGGCGCTCGCCGAGGCTTTTCCGGTCGCGCGCGCCGTGTTCGACGAGGTCGACGACGCGCTGGGCGAAAAGCTCACCACCATCATGTGGGATGGCCCGATCGAGACGTTGACGCTTACGGAAAACGCGCAGCCGGCTCTCATGGCCGTGTCGGTCGCGGTGGCGCGGGTGCTGGCCGGTGAGGCCAGGCTCGATCTTGCCAAAGACGCGAAGTTCGTCGCCGGCCATTCGCTCGGCGAATACTCGGCGCTGGCCGCCGCCGGAACATTCTCCCTGGCCGATACGGCGCGCCTGCTGCGCATCCGCGGCCAAGCGATGCAGAAGGCGACGCCGGTCGGCACCGGCGCCATGGCGGCGATTATGGGCTTGGAATTCGAGCAAGTCGCCGAAGTCGCCAAAGAGGCGGCGCAGGGTGAGGTTTGCCAGGCCGCCAACGACAACGGCGGCGGGCAGGTCGTGCTGTCGGGCCACAAGACGGCAGTCGAGCGTGCTTGCGAGATTGCGAAGGCCAAGGGCGCCAAGCGCGCCTTGATGCTGACGGTGTCTGCGCCATTCCACTGCGCTCTGATGCAGCCGGCGGCCGATGCGATGGCTGAGGCTCTTGCCAAGGTTCAAGCCTCCGCGCCGGCCGCTCCGGTTGTCGCCAATGTCACGGCAAGCGCGGTCAGCGATCCGGCCGCGGTCGTGAAGAATCTCGTCGCGCAGGTGACCGGCACCGTCCGCTGGCGCGAGTCGGTGGCCTACATGGCTGACCAAGGCGTCACGACGTTCTACGAACTCGGATCCGGCAAAGTGCTGACCGGTCTCGTCAAGCGCATCGCGGCGAACGGCACCGGCGTCGCTGTCGGCACACCTGACGACGTTGCGGCTTTTGTCGCCGCCCGCAAATAA